The Virgibacillus phasianinus genome includes a window with the following:
- a CDS encoding DivIVA domain-containing protein, whose protein sequence is MPLTPLDIHNKEFTRSFRGYDEDEVNEFLDQVIKDYEMVIREKKDLKEKVEQLNEKLGHFTNIETTLNKSILIAQETAEEVRGNATKESKLIIKEAEKNADRIINEALNKSRRIAMDVEELKKQGKVFRTRLRMLVEAQLEMIGTDDWDQLFDVDLGEELELAENKS, encoded by the coding sequence GTGCCATTAACACCACTGGATATCCATAACAAAGAATTCACAAGAAGTTTTAGAGGCTATGATGAAGATGAGGTAAATGAATTTTTAGATCAGGTAATTAAAGATTATGAAATGGTAATCCGGGAGAAGAAAGATCTAAAAGAAAAAGTGGAACAGTTAAATGAAAAGCTTGGACATTTTACAAACATTGAGACAACCCTAAATAAGTCCATCCTGATAGCACAAGAAACTGCTGAGGAAGTGCGTGGCAACGCAACGAAGGAATCCAAATTAATAATCAAAGAAGCCGAGAAAAATGCTGATCGAATAATCAACGAGGCCCTAAATAAATCCAGACGAATTGCCATGGATGTAGAGGAATTAAAGAAACAGGGAAAGGTCTTCCGTACAAGATTAAGGATGCTTGTGGAAGCCCAATTAGAGATGATTGGCACGGACGATTGGGATCAGTTATTCGATGTTGATTTAGGTGAGGAATTGGAATTGGCAGAAAATAAATCCTAA